The genomic segment GATGATGCCGAAATGTTGATCACATCGGCGCTCATCCATTTTCCTGCAGTTTCGAAGGACGAACGAGTACGCGTGGAGTTCTCATAGAACAAGGTAAAAATCGTGCGACCACGCAGGGTTGGCAGTTTCTTTACTTCACGTCCTTCGAGCACCTCCTTAAAGCGATCTGCTTCATCAAGTAATCCAACAATCTCATCCTTGGACAGATCGCTAATTGATAGGAGGTGCTTCATCTAGGACTCCCCTTCGGAATCTTCGCGAGTAAGCGTGACAGCATCACGTCCATCAATTTCTGTCAGCATGACGGAAACATCTTCGGAACGTGCGGTGGGGAGATTTTTGCCCACATAGTCAGCGCGAATGGGCAGCTGGCGGTGACCACGGTCAACCAACACAGCTAATTGAACATAGTTGGGGCGTCCAACATCGCGCAGGGCATCAAGTGCTGCGCGGATGGTACGACCGGAAAACAGCACATCATCCACCAAAATCACGGTGGTGTTATCAATTCCACCTGCGGGAATTGACGTGGGCTGCAATGCGCGGTGTGGTTTATTGCGAAGATCGTCCCTATACAAGGTGATATCTACAGCGCCGGTTGCTACCGAAACGCCGGAAAATTCTTCGATCTTTTCCGCAAGTCTCCGAGCCAGTGGGACTCCACCTGAGGGAATACCTAACAACATGACTCGGTCCGCATCCTTGGAATCAAGTGCGGTCTTTTCAATAATCTGGTGCGCGATGCGTGCGATGGTACGGCTGACATCGTCCTCATTAAGAAGTTCGAGTACAGCACTATTACGTTCGCTCATCGTGACCTCCTTCCCCGCCTCTCTGTGCGGTCCGTTAAAGGATGTCCAATTATGCAAAATCTTTGCAACGACCAGTTACCTGGCTGCTGACTGACACTATAGCGTACCGTGTCACATTCACTCCAAGATGCTGACTATGATCTTAGGTAACGCTTCACGGTGAACCACTGTAAACAACAGCGAAACACCAAAATGCTTAAGCAGATGGTACATCATGACAGTCGAATCTGTGATAACTGATCATTGTAGGACACCCGGTGTTTACCCACTGGGACCTCCTCATCCACTGACTTGGAGAAGCCCTGTGAGTCTGACCACAAGCCATTTTATTCCCTTTCCCCGAGAAATGGTCTGGGATTGGCATACCCGCAAGGGCGCTGTCGCACGTCTGACTCCCCCATTTGTCCCATTAACACCCTCCCAGCAGGCAGAACGCCTTTCCGATGGTACGACAGTTTTCAGCCTGCCCGCGGGACTTAAATGGGTGGCACGCCATGACCTTTCGGGCTTTTTGAACGGTTCACGCTTCACTGATGTCTGCTTAACCGCACCCGTTAAAGCCCTTGCCAATTGGCGTCATGTGCACAATTTCGTGGACCAAGATGGGGGCACCCTCATCACCGATTCCGTCCGGACTCGTCTGCCCGCATCCACCCTGACGGGCATGTTTGCTTACCGACAGAATCAGCTGATCGAAGACTTAAAATTCCTCGACCGCACCAGCACGCTTTTCGACGCCTCCCCACTCACCGTAGCCATCACCGGCTCCAGGGGCCTTGTCGGCCGCGCGCTGACGGCACAACTACAAACTGGTGGACACGACGTCATCCAACTTGTCCGCAAAGAACCAAAGCCGGGGCAACGTTACTGGGATCCCCTCAACCCAGCCTCCGATTTGCTTGATGGCGTTGATGTCCTTGTCCACCTCGCCGGTGAACCTATTTTCGGACGCTTCAACGATGCACACAAAGAAGCTATCCGCGAATCGCGCATCCTGCCCACCAAATTCCTCGCAGAACTTGTTGCCGATTCAGCACAGTGCACCACCATGATCTCCGCCTCTGCAGTAGGTTTCTACGGCCATGATCGCGGTGAAGAAATCCTCACAGAACAATCCTCATCCGGCGATGATTTCCTCGCTGCAGTATGCCGAGATTGGGAAGATTCCACCACCCCTGCCGCTGAAGCAGGAAAACGCGTCGCATTAATCCGCACCGGCGTGGCACTCAGTGGACGTGGTGGCATGCTGCCCCTGCTCAAAACACTATTTTCCACCGGGCTGGGCGGAAAATTCGGCGACGGCTCTTCTTGGTTCAGCTGGATCGCCATTGACGATCTCACCGATATCTACTACCGCGCCATCGTGGATGCGAAGGTTTCCGGGCCGATTAATGCTGTCGCACCAAACCCGGTATCCAATGCAGAGATGACCAAAGTTCTGGCAACCAGCATGCACCGCCCCGCCTTCATCCAGATCCCTTCACTTGGACCAAAAATCCTACTGGGCAGCCAGGGCGCAGAAGAACTTGCGTTGGCAGATCAACGCACTTCTCCAGCTGTACTGGAAAGCCTCGGACACACCTTCCGCTACACCGATATTGGTGCTGCGATCGCTCATGAATTGGGCTATGAACAGCTTGCCGATTTCGCCCAGCAACAAGAGATCGAAGCCGAACGTAAACAAGAACGCGCGGAACTCAAAGCTGCCAAAAAGATCGCTAAAAAAGCACCAGTTTTAGAAGCAGATGCCACAAACCTGGAAGATCCAGAAGAAGTTGAGCAAAGTATCCTCTCCTCAATCCTTAATTTCCGGCGCAAGCGCAACGACTAAATTCAGCATCTGTAGTGTGGTGGAAAAGTTACTGTTTAAAGGATTT from the Corynebacterium crudilactis genome contains:
- a CDS encoding TIGR01777 family oxidoreductase yields the protein MSLTTSHFIPFPREMVWDWHTRKGAVARLTPPFVPLTPSQQAERLSDGTTVFSLPAGLKWVARHDLSGFLNGSRFTDVCLTAPVKALANWRHVHNFVDQDGGTLITDSVRTRLPASTLTGMFAYRQNQLIEDLKFLDRTSTLFDASPLTVAITGSRGLVGRALTAQLQTGGHDVIQLVRKEPKPGQRYWDPLNPASDLLDGVDVLVHLAGEPIFGRFNDAHKEAIRESRILPTKFLAELVADSAQCTTMISASAVGFYGHDRGEEILTEQSSSGDDFLAAVCRDWEDSTTPAAEAGKRVALIRTGVALSGRGGMLPLLKTLFSTGLGGKFGDGSSWFSWIAIDDLTDIYYRAIVDAKVSGPINAVAPNPVSNAEMTKVLATSMHRPAFIQIPSLGPKILLGSQGAEELALADQRTSPAVLESLGHTFRYTDIGAAIAHELGYEQLADFAQQQEIEAERKQERAELKAAKKIAKKAPVLEADATNLEDPEEVEQSILSSILNFRRKRND
- the pyrR gene encoding bifunctional pyr operon transcriptional regulator/uracil phosphoribosyltransferase PyrR; this translates as MSERNSAVLELLNEDDVSRTIARIAHQIIEKTALDSKDADRVMLLGIPSGGVPLARRLAEKIEEFSGVSVATGAVDITLYRDDLRNKPHRALQPTSIPAGGIDNTTVILVDDVLFSGRTIRAALDALRDVGRPNYVQLAVLVDRGHRQLPIRADYVGKNLPTARSEDVSVMLTEIDGRDAVTLTREDSEGES